The nucleotide sequence ATTGATATGTTAAATAAATATGAGATAAAAGTTTGCGTTGTGAAGATATCTGTTTTAAATGATAAACGTACATATGAGGTGAATTTTGCATAAACTTGAAGTAAAAAATTTAGAAAAAACTATAAAAAAAACTAGAATTATAAATGGCATATCGCTTGAAGTTAGCAGTGGCGAAGTAGTTGGTTTGCTTGGTCCAAACGGAGCTGGTAAAACAACAACGTTTTATATGATCTGCGGACTTATAGCTCCTAGCAAGGGTCATATTTTCCTGGATGGCAAAGATATATCATCTACTCCTTTGCATAAAAGAGCAAGGCTTGGTATAGGCTATTTACCTCAAGAAAGTAGTGTTTTTAAAGATTTAAGTGTTGAAGAAAACTTAAGTTTAGCAGCTGAAATTTTTTATACTGATAAAAGAGTTATAGATGCAAAAGTAAATGAAATGCTTAATTTGCTAAATATAGAGCCTATTAGACAGAGAAAAGGTCTTAGCTTAAGTGGCGGTGAAAGAAGAAGATGTGAGATAGCAAGAAGCTTGATGATAATGCCTAAATTTTTACTTCTTGATGAACCGTTTGCCGGCGTAGATCCAATCGCTGTAGCCGATATACAAAGCATTATAAATGATTTAAAAAAGTTAAATATAGGAGTTTTGATAACAGATCACAACGTAAGAGAGACTTTAGCTATCTGTGATAGAGCGTACGTCATTAAAAATGGTAGTTTATTAGCTAGTGGAAGCTCAAATGAAGTGGCAAATAATAAACTTGTACGAACGCACTATCTTGGAGAGGAATTTAGGCTACTAGACTGATGAAACTAGCTCAAAAAGTTACTCAAAAAGCTAAGCTAAATCAGACTCTTAGAAACTGGCTTCCGATACTGCAAGTAAGCAGTGATGAGTTAAAAGATACTTTAGAGCCTTTTATAAAAGACAATCCGTTTGCTACTTTAGAAATAACTCCTAAAAAACATACGAAAAATTTTTACGGCGATCTTTATAAAAATTCCATAAGTGATACTATAGAATCATCTAGCATTTATAAAGAAAGTTTATATGAAAAGCTATATTCTCAGATAAATGCTCCTCTTTTTCCTACTCAAAAATCAATAGAAATTGCAAATTTGATAGTAGAATGTATAAACAATGAAGGGTATTTTGAATGGGACGATCACAAATTTATTAAATTTGAAAAAAGTGAAGTTGAGCGGATAAGACAAAGATTTGCATATCTTGAGCCAACTGGAGTAGGGGCTTTGGATTATAAAGAGAGCTTTATATTTCAGCTTGATGATATAGACTGTGATGAGAAAATTTATACTCTTGTGCAAACTATCATCAATGATTTTGAAAACTTGAGTAGATATACGAAGCAAAAAAATTATGAAGACGCTATAAAAATCATTAAAAAATTTAAAAATCCACCTGCCATAGAGTATTTAGAAGACGATAGTCAGATCATTCCTGATATTTTTGTATTTAATAATGATAATGGTATAGAGATAAAAGTAAATGATGAGTTCTATCCAGATATTATTATCGACACAGAAGGAATCGATGAAAAAAACGAGTTTGTTTCTTCAAGAGTAAAGGAGGCAAAAGATCTCATAGATGCTTTAGAAATGCGTAAATCCACGCTTTA is from Campylobacter fetus subsp. testudinum 03-427 and encodes:
- a CDS encoding putative lipooligosaccharide transport system, ATP-binding component (LptB family) (Pfam match to PF00005.23 ABC_tran) — translated: MHKLEVKNLEKTIKKTRIINGISLEVSSGEVVGLLGPNGAGKTTTFYMICGLIAPSKGHIFLDGKDISSTPLHKRARLGIGYLPQESSVFKDLSVEENLSLAAEIFYTDKRVIDAKVNEMLNLLNIEPIRQRKGLSLSGGERRRCEIARSLMIMPKFLLLDEPFAGVDPIAVADIQSIINDLKKLNIGVLITDHNVRETLAICDRAYVIKNGSLLASGSSNEVANNKLVRTHYLGEEFRLLD
- the rpoN gene encoding RNA polymerase sigma54 factor (Pfam matches to PF04552.9 Sigma54_DBD, and to PF04963.9 Sigma54_CBD, and to PF00309.16 Sigma54_AID); translated protein: MKLAQKVTQKAKLNQTLRNWLPILQVSSDELKDTLEPFIKDNPFATLEITPKKHTKNFYGDLYKNSISDTIESSSIYKESLYEKLYSQINAPLFPTQKSIEIANLIVECINNEGYFEWDDHKFIKFEKSEVERIRQRFAYLEPTGVGALDYKESFIFQLDDIDCDEKIYTLVQTIINDFENLSRYTKQKNYEDAIKIIKKFKNPPAIEYLEDDSQIIPDIFVFNNDNGIEIKVNDEFYPDIIIDTEGIDEKNEFVSSRVKEAKDLIDALEMRKSTLYKIGLMIIEYQYDYFFGGDIKPMKLKDIAGDLGRNPSTISRAIQNKFLSCARGIVPLKNFFAAAASEDISNAAIKDFVKNLVKTENHTKPLSDEAILSEIEKEFSIKLVRRTITKYRKALNIASSNERKRLYIINA